A portion of the Leptospira noumeaensis genome contains these proteins:
- a CDS encoding PAS domain-containing protein — MAESFNYQSIVESFDEFLIYLDPFLEIQFSRTSPNLYLPPDSISTGKHINDLHIIPRDTLILTNLCQETLARRTPFQFTTSLLGNPFRISGRYLESKNTPGVILRGEPNFSIENVILDSGPYVIFRFKYDAEFLTTYVSPNVSLNLGYQTGDFKKGMLNPDDLLHPDDKEKVHEEEKLHIKNKSRTYQREYRFKKQDGTYIYVSDYSVVSYFSSLPTEKISYLIDITERKDKELEIIKQRDELARIKLLFEETNAAANVGAWDVDLVNNTLYWAKETKRIHEVPDDYVPLLHSAFEFYPVESQRELLLEAFNDAVKNGTSYDLVLQVKTKLGKLKWARTIGHSVFKNGKCIRVFGSFQDITKNVNSDKQREDALAKLETILDATTHVTIIGADTNGIITHFNKGAEYHLQYEADEVVGKTSPEIFHRPEEIQKRAASLSREFGVPISGFETFVHRAKLSEYDSHEWTYVRKDKTEFPVQLVVTASKNKKGEITGYLGIGIDISAHKATEEALRASESRWQFALEGSGDGIWDWNSQTNKVFFSNQWKNMLGYSEEEIGSDISEWESRVHPEDKPNYFADLDKHFEGKTSVYVNEHRMLCKDGSYKWILDRGKVIEWTEDGKPLRMIGTHTDITDRKLLEKALIVARENAEKASQAKSDFLANMSHEIRTPLNGVIGFSDLLMRTDLNEVQKKYMETVYLSASSLLDLINDILDFSKIESGKMELYKERINIYDLLHQIAEIVKHKAYEKGLELILNISPKVPRNIFVDSLRLRQILLNLIGNALKFTLKGEIQIKISAEPKENNEYELLFEVIDTGIGISPENRDKIFEVFSQADTSTTRQFGGTGLGLSISSKLLHLFDSKMELESERDKGSRFFFKITTLADNERNTEPELNQIKKVMVIDDNETNLFVIQEMLTYKGIQVDCFRSPTDAFEMISSGTIYDVIITDFNMPEINGLEFIEKILKTIETKKLKKPFFSLHTSTNDETIYQKGRELGIQSILLKPIQTNILYDSLEKMISGKSPEVVTPNYEPVKPIQTTEKIKVMIVEDNPVNMMLTKAIVQKSLPGTIIIEAENGVLAVENFIQTEPQLVFMDVQMPEMNGYDATKAIRKLENGKLVPIIALTAGTLSGEEERCLDCGMNDYISKPVVLKTIAEKMKHWLQIS; from the coding sequence ATGGCAGAAAGTTTCAACTACCAATCCATCGTGGAAAGTTTCGATGAATTTCTCATCTACCTCGATCCTTTCCTGGAAATTCAATTTTCTCGCACTTCTCCCAATCTATATTTGCCACCTGACTCTATCTCTACGGGAAAACATATCAATGATCTTCATATCATTCCCAGAGACACCCTCATCCTTACCAACCTTTGCCAGGAAACATTGGCAAGACGAACTCCCTTCCAATTCACAACGAGTCTCTTAGGAAATCCTTTTCGGATCTCTGGGCGGTATTTGGAATCTAAAAACACACCTGGGGTGATCCTTCGCGGGGAACCTAACTTTAGTATTGAAAATGTGATTTTGGACAGTGGCCCTTACGTCATCTTTCGGTTTAAATACGATGCGGAATTTTTAACAACCTATGTTTCCCCCAATGTCTCTTTAAACTTAGGGTATCAAACAGGTGATTTCAAAAAAGGAATGTTGAATCCGGATGACCTCCTCCATCCCGATGACAAAGAAAAAGTCCACGAAGAAGAAAAATTACATATCAAAAACAAATCGCGCACTTACCAAAGAGAGTATCGATTCAAAAAACAAGACGGAACTTATATTTATGTTTCTGATTATAGTGTGGTTAGTTATTTCAGTTCCCTTCCCACCGAAAAGATTTCCTATCTCATAGATATCACTGAACGAAAAGATAAAGAACTAGAAATTATCAAACAAAGAGATGAATTGGCAAGAATCAAACTTCTTTTTGAAGAAACAAATGCCGCAGCCAATGTTGGTGCTTGGGATGTTGATTTAGTCAACAACACATTGTATTGGGCAAAAGAAACAAAAAGAATCCACGAAGTGCCGGATGACTATGTTCCACTACTTCATTCCGCTTTTGAATTTTATCCGGTGGAATCACAACGCGAACTTTTATTAGAAGCATTTAATGATGCAGTGAAGAACGGTACTTCTTATGACTTAGTCCTTCAAGTCAAAACAAAACTAGGGAAACTCAAATGGGCGAGGACTATAGGACATTCTGTATTTAAAAATGGGAAATGTATCCGAGTTTTTGGAAGTTTTCAAGACATAACAAAAAATGTTAACTCCGACAAACAAAGAGAAGATGCTCTCGCCAAATTAGAAACAATCTTAGATGCCACAACTCACGTAACGATTATTGGTGCAGATACAAATGGGATCATTACCCATTTCAACAAGGGTGCCGAATACCATTTGCAATATGAAGCAGATGAAGTAGTTGGAAAAACTTCTCCAGAAATTTTCCACAGACCAGAAGAAATTCAAAAAAGAGCGGCTTCTTTGTCTCGCGAATTTGGAGTTCCCATTTCAGGGTTCGAAACTTTTGTACATAGAGCAAAGTTAAGCGAATATGATTCCCATGAATGGACTTATGTTCGTAAAGACAAAACAGAATTTCCAGTTCAACTTGTTGTCACTGCGAGTAAAAACAAAAAAGGAGAAATTACTGGGTACTTAGGGATTGGAATTGATATTTCTGCGCACAAGGCCACCGAAGAAGCGTTACGTGCCAGTGAAAGCCGTTGGCAATTTGCCCTTGAAGGTTCTGGAGATGGAATCTGGGATTGGAATTCCCAAACCAACAAAGTATTTTTTTCCAACCAATGGAAAAATATGTTAGGTTATTCAGAAGAAGAAATCGGATCCGATATTTCCGAATGGGAATCAAGAGTCCATCCCGAAGACAAACCAAATTATTTTGCTGACTTAGACAAACATTTCGAAGGGAAAACTTCCGTTTATGTAAATGAACACCGGATGTTATGTAAAGACGGTTCTTATAAATGGATCTTAGACCGAGGGAAAGTCATCGAATGGACGGAAGACGGCAAACCCCTCCGAATGATCGGAACCCATACCGACATCACGGATCGTAAATTACTCGAAAAAGCACTTATCGTCGCACGTGAAAATGCGGAAAAAGCGTCACAAGCAAAATCAGATTTCCTTGCGAATATGAGCCATGAAATCAGAACCCCACTCAATGGTGTGATTGGGTTCTCTGATTTACTCATGCGGACAGACCTAAATGAAGTGCAAAAAAAATATATGGAAACGGTATATCTTTCTGCAAGTTCACTCCTCGACCTTATCAACGATATATTAGACTTTTCTAAAATTGAATCTGGGAAAATGGAACTTTATAAGGAAAGAATCAATATTTATGATTTGCTCCATCAAATTGCAGAGATCGTCAAACACAAAGCATACGAAAAAGGTTTAGAACTCATCCTCAACATTTCACCTAAAGTTCCTAGAAATATTTTTGTCGATTCTTTGCGTTTGCGCCAAATTCTATTAAACTTAATTGGCAACGCATTGAAGTTCACCCTAAAAGGTGAAATTCAAATCAAAATCTCTGCAGAACCAAAAGAAAATAATGAATATGAGCTTCTCTTTGAAGTGATTGATACAGGGATTGGCATCAGTCCTGAAAATCGGGACAAAATCTTCGAAGTATTTTCACAGGCAGATACATCCACCACACGACAGTTTGGTGGAACTGGTTTAGGGTTATCGATTTCCAGTAAACTATTACATCTTTTTGATTCCAAAATGGAATTGGAGTCGGAACGCGACAAAGGATCTAGGTTCTTTTTCAAAATCACCACGCTTGCGGATAATGAAAGAAATACAGAACCAGAACTGAATCAAATCAAAAAGGTAATGGTGATTGATGACAACGAAACCAATTTATTTGTAATCCAAGAAATGTTAACGTATAAAGGAATCCAAGTAGATTGTTTTCGTTCACCTACGGATGCCTTTGAAATGATTTCCTCGGGAACCATTTATGATGTGATCATTACAGATTTTAATATGCCTGAAATCAATGGATTAGAATTTATAGAAAAAATTCTGAAGACCATCGAAACAAAAAAACTAAAAAAACCATTTTTTTCTCTTCATACATCGACCAATGATGAAACCATTTATCAAAAAGGAAGAGAACTTGGAATCCAATCCATCCTACTCAAACCCATCCAAACAAATATTTTATATGATAGTTTAGAAAAAATGATTTCTGGTAAAAGTCCAGAAGTGGTAACACCAAATTACGAACCAGTAAAACCCATCCAAACCACTGAAAAAATCAAAGTGATGATTGTGGAAGACAATCCAGTCAATATGATGTTAACCAAAGCCATTGTTCAAAAATCTTTACCAGGAACCATCATCATCGAAGCAGAAAATGGAGTTCTGGCTGTTGAGAATTTTATCCAAACAGAACCGCAACTTGTTTTTATGGATGTACAGATGCCAGAGATGAATGGATACGACGCCACAAAAGCCATTCGTAAATTGGAAAATGGGAAATTAGTTCCTATCATTGCACTTACCGCCGGTACTCTGTCAGGTGAGGAAGAACGTTGCCTTGATTGCGGAATGAACGATTATATTTCCAAACCCGTGGTTTTAAAAACCATCGCGGAAAAGATGAAACACTGGCTACAAATCAGTTAA
- a CDS encoding family 2A encapsulin nanocompartment shell protein → MAEQTQHALGDLAARQLANTVKTNAQYGAITPRFLVRLLDWKPLEAGVLRVNRVKSNTQVDVLCGQKGEQELPETFVNYEEKPREYTLSLISTILDVQTRVSDLYSSPHEQINEQLRLAIESVKEKQELELINNEDYGLLKNVPAHQRISTRKGPPTPDDLDDLITKVWKEPSFFLAHPLAIAAFGRECTRRGVPPATVTLFGAQFLTWRGLPLIPTDKLLVNGETNPKSAAGTSSILLLRVGEKKQGVVGLYQSNLPGEQTPGLSVRFMGINRSAIGSYLISLYCSAAILTDDAIAALDNVDVGNYYEYK, encoded by the coding sequence ATGGCAGAACAAACCCAACACGCTTTGGGAGACTTAGCCGCACGCCAACTGGCAAATACGGTAAAAACAAATGCACAATACGGTGCAATCACTCCACGTTTTTTAGTTAGGTTACTTGATTGGAAACCTTTAGAGGCAGGTGTCCTTCGTGTCAACCGTGTTAAATCCAATACGCAAGTGGATGTACTTTGCGGACAAAAGGGAGAACAAGAACTTCCAGAAACTTTTGTTAACTACGAAGAAAAGCCTCGCGAATACACTCTTAGTTTAATTTCCACAATCCTTGATGTACAAACTAGAGTTTCCGATTTATACAGTTCTCCACATGAACAAATCAATGAACAACTAAGACTAGCCATTGAAAGTGTAAAAGAAAAACAAGAATTAGAACTCATCAATAATGAAGATTATGGACTTCTAAAAAATGTACCGGCTCACCAAAGAATTAGCACTAGAAAGGGACCTCCTACTCCTGATGATTTAGATGATTTAATCACTAAAGTTTGGAAAGAACCATCTTTCTTTTTAGCGCACCCACTTGCCATTGCCGCTTTTGGACGTGAATGTACAAGAAGAGGAGTTCCACCGGCCACAGTAACTCTGTTTGGTGCACAGTTTTTAACTTGGAGAGGACTGCCACTCATTCCTACGGATAAACTTCTTGTGAACGGCGAAACCAATCCAAAGTCTGCTGCAGGAACTTCTAGTATTTTACTTTTGAGAGTTGGTGAAAAAAAACAAGGGGTTGTAGGTTTATACCAATCCAACCTACCAGGAGAACAAACTCCGGGACTTTCTGTTCGTTTTATGGGAATTAACCGATCAGCTATTGGATCCTATTTGATTTCTCTCTACTGCTCAGCGGCCATACTTACTGACGATGCGATTGCTGCACTCGACAATGTAGATGTGGGAAATTATTATGAATACAAATGA
- a CDS encoding ABC-F family ATP-binding cassette domain-containing protein, with amino-acid sequence MDIVLVSVSKLSKTIGEKKLFSNLDFSISEGEKLAIVGINGSGKSTLLRALLGKEETDSGQIIKNNNLKISILDQNPVFDQNETILDHIYKGDNKLVKTIRRYEDICERMSEGEEGLDDEFTEISQEMDRLSAWDYEQQVKSILKELGVEKLERKMSELSGGMLKKVELAKSLIDESNLLILDEPTNHLDVKSILWLEEYLAGLDKAILLITHDRYFLDRIVTKILELDRGSHFVYEGNYSIYLERKVEREETLQKQEDKIKQFLKQEVKWLKRQPKARSTKQKARIDRASELQNREKREIQKDLELSVAAKRQGKTILEIHNLKKGIADKLLINDFTYTFKAKERLGIIGPNGIGKSTLLNLMAGRITPDSGFIKPGMNTKVGYFDQTSSELPLERNVLDYIKDVAGEMIETESGEKISASKMLERFLFDGKLQYTPIAKLSGGERRRLFLVQILMTGPNFLILDEPTNDLDIQTLSVLESFLDEFPGTVVIVSHDRYFLDRTAESLLIFRKEGKLDHYIGTFSSFLETDSLELENEQSSQKPKDVLQTTIVSDKPQKSKQDQKKLSKLESEIAKLESSKQELEKKLSTFANDHTELQKISEEIQKMEAEILYKMEEWEMLQSE; translated from the coding sequence ATGGACATTGTGCTAGTCTCCGTTTCCAAACTTTCCAAAACCATCGGCGAAAAAAAACTTTTTTCAAACCTTGATTTCTCTATCAGCGAAGGAGAAAAACTGGCCATTGTCGGGATCAATGGATCTGGAAAATCCACATTACTCCGAGCCCTTCTTGGAAAAGAAGAAACGGATTCCGGACAAATCATCAAAAACAATAATCTTAAAATTTCTATCCTCGATCAAAATCCGGTTTTTGATCAAAACGAAACCATTCTGGATCATATTTATAAGGGTGATAACAAACTTGTCAAAACCATTCGCCGCTACGAAGACATTTGCGAACGAATGAGTGAAGGTGAAGAAGGGCTAGATGATGAGTTTACAGAAATTTCCCAAGAGATGGACAGACTGTCCGCATGGGATTACGAACAACAAGTAAAATCCATATTAAAAGAGTTAGGTGTTGAGAAGTTAGAAAGAAAAATGTCTGAGTTGTCAGGTGGGATGCTAAAAAAAGTAGAACTTGCGAAGTCTCTCATTGATGAAAGTAACTTACTGATTTTGGATGAACCAACAAACCACTTGGATGTAAAATCCATTTTATGGTTAGAAGAGTATCTGGCAGGACTAGACAAAGCCATCCTCCTCATCACCCACGATCGTTATTTTTTAGATCGAATTGTAACTAAAATTTTGGAACTCGACCGCGGAAGTCATTTTGTTTATGAAGGAAACTATTCTATTTATTTAGAACGAAAAGTGGAAAGAGAAGAAACCCTTCAAAAACAAGAAGATAAAATCAAACAATTTTTAAAACAAGAAGTGAAGTGGTTGAAACGCCAACCAAAAGCTCGTTCCACAAAACAAAAAGCAAGGATCGATCGTGCGAGTGAACTCCAAAATAGAGAAAAACGTGAAATACAAAAAGATCTAGAACTGAGTGTGGCCGCCAAACGCCAAGGGAAAACCATTTTAGAAATTCATAATTTGAAAAAAGGAATCGCAGACAAGTTACTCATCAATGATTTCACTTATACCTTCAAAGCAAAAGAAAGACTCGGTATCATTGGACCCAACGGAATTGGAAAATCCACACTTTTAAATTTAATGGCAGGTCGCATTACGCCCGATAGTGGATTCATCAAACCAGGGATGAACACGAAGGTGGGATACTTTGACCAAACCAGTTCCGAACTTCCTCTAGAAAGAAATGTATTAGATTACATCAAAGATGTTGCTGGGGAAATGATTGAAACCGAATCAGGAGAAAAAATTTCTGCCTCAAAAATGTTGGAGAGGTTTCTCTTTGACGGAAAATTACAATACACACCCATCGCCAAACTTTCCGGAGGTGAAAGACGTAGGCTTTTTCTCGTTCAGATCCTGATGACTGGGCCAAACTTTTTAATATTAGATGAACCAACAAACGATTTGGACATCCAAACACTTTCTGTATTGGAATCATTTTTAGATGAATTTCCAGGTACAGTTGTGATCGTATCTCACGATCGTTATTTCCTCGACCGCACTGCGGAAAGCCTACTCATCTTTCGTAAAGAAGGAAAACTCGACCATTACATTGGAACCTTTTCTTCCTTTTTAGAAACCGATTCTTTAGAATTAGAAAACGAACAAAGTTCCCAAAAACCAAAAGATGTTCTGCAAACGACAATAGTTTCGGACAAACCACAAAAATCCAAACAAGACCAAAAGAAACTTTCCAAATTAGAGTCAGAAATCGCCAAACTAGAATCCTCTAAACAGGAATTAGAAAAGAAATTGAGTACATTCGCAAATGATCATACGGAACTTCAAAAAATATCTGAAGAAATCCAAAAGATGGAAGCGGAAATTCTTTACAAAATGGAGGAATGGGAAATGCTTCAATCCGAATGA
- a CDS encoding family 2A encapsulin nanocompartment cargo protein cysteine desulfurase has product MNTNDPSFLKLKPDSFINGSPSQFPDEKTLEKMAKEMFGVLQSFGGSNVPTAGFPSNDLPSQNLPKESLPYLEDLKLTDTGFSYSDFQSFPSINIPQSGGGNLASARRDFPILTETVNGKPLVWLDNAATTQKPTSVIERLSHFYLHENSNIHRAAHTLAARSTDAYEKARSLVQGFIGAGSVEEIVFVRGTTEGINLLSNILSDKHIQSGDEILITHLEHHANIVPWQMVCAKKGAKLRVAPVDDSGQIILSEYERLLNSKTKIVSITQVSNALGTVVPVEEMTRSAHKVGALVIVDGAQSVSHMPVNVQEIDCDFFVFSGHKLFAPTGIGVVYGKKAILDSLPPWQGGGNMIQDVNFDHTTFQEAPFRFEAGTGNIADAVGLGAAIEYLNRFGMKQISAFEQDLLEYGTKELLKVPGLRLIGTAKDKAGVLSFVIDGFKTEAIGKKLAEEGIAVRAGHHCAQPILRRFGLESTVRPSLAFYNSCEDIDALIRVLYGLGSRNRIGI; this is encoded by the coding sequence ATGAATACAAATGATCCGAGTTTTTTAAAATTAAAACCGGACTCGTTCATAAATGGTTCCCCGTCGCAGTTTCCTGATGAAAAAACATTAGAAAAAATGGCGAAGGAAATGTTTGGCGTTTTGCAATCGTTTGGTGGAAGTAACGTTCCCACAGCGGGTTTTCCATCAAACGATTTACCTTCGCAAAATTTACCAAAAGAGTCCTTACCTTATTTAGAAGACTTAAAATTAACAGACACAGGTTTTTCCTATTCTGATTTTCAGTCTTTCCCTAGTATCAACATACCGCAGTCAGGTGGTGGGAATCTCGCATCCGCAAGGAGAGATTTTCCGATCCTAACCGAAACAGTCAATGGGAAACCTTTGGTTTGGCTGGACAATGCGGCTACCACGCAAAAACCAACTTCGGTGATAGAAAGATTATCTCATTTTTATCTACATGAGAATTCCAATATCCATCGTGCAGCCCATACTCTAGCAGCAAGATCCACTGATGCTTATGAAAAAGCTAGGTCACTTGTCCAAGGTTTTATTGGAGCCGGGAGTGTTGAAGAAATTGTTTTTGTCAGAGGAACCACAGAAGGAATCAATCTCCTTTCCAATATTTTATCTGACAAACACATCCAATCGGGTGATGAAATACTCATCACTCATTTGGAACACCATGCAAACATTGTTCCTTGGCAAATGGTCTGTGCTAAAAAAGGCGCAAAGTTACGAGTCGCTCCCGTAGATGATTCAGGACAAATCATTCTCAGCGAATACGAACGTTTGTTAAACTCAAAAACAAAAATTGTGTCCATCACACAAGTTTCGAATGCACTCGGAACCGTTGTGCCCGTGGAAGAGATGACAAGGTCGGCACATAAAGTAGGTGCACTTGTGATTGTGGATGGAGCTCAGTCCGTATCACATATGCCAGTGAATGTTCAGGAGATCGATTGCGACTTCTTTGTGTTTAGTGGTCACAAACTCTTTGCTCCGACGGGCATTGGTGTGGTTTATGGAAAAAAAGCCATTCTAGACAGTTTGCCTCCTTGGCAAGGTGGAGGGAATATGATTCAAGATGTCAACTTTGATCACACTACCTTCCAAGAAGCACCGTTTCGATTTGAAGCAGGGACCGGAAACATCGCCGACGCTGTTGGCCTTGGAGCTGCTATCGAATATCTAAACCGATTTGGAATGAAACAAATTTCAGCCTTCGAACAAGATCTATTGGAATATGGCACCAAAGAATTGTTAAAGGTTCCAGGCCTACGTTTGATTGGAACAGCCAAAGACAAAGCAGGTGTCTTGTCCTTTGTCATTGATGGATTCAAAACAGAAGCGATTGGAAAAAAACTAGCAGAAGAAGGAATTGCTGTACGCGCCGGTCACCACTGCGCCCAACCAATCTTAAGAAGATTTGGCTTGGAGTCAACAGTGAGACCTTCCCTTGCTTTTTACAATTCTTGTGAAGACATTGATGCACTCATCCGAGTGTTGTACGGGTTAGGAAGTCGGAATCGGATTGGGATTTAG
- the epsC gene encoding serine O-acetyltransferase EpsC: MLSNGQDELYNSILSRQSIPESVVGGKQVANRFLEELFSILFSGYHSERNFTSKDQISDQLELFRIRWKNLLEPYVTYADKELGRVVALDDILHNFVAKLPGLYEWMWEDAEAAFLGDPAAESIHEVILAYSGFYAGAVHRVANYFFKSSLPIFPKLLSGVAHEATGIDIHPGAEIGRAFFMDHGTGIVIGETTHIADNVKIYQGVTLGALSVNKSLAKQKRHPTIEEGVVIYAGATILGGETVIGKQSIIGGNAWITQSIPPYSVVYQKSEVRVRSSNEVQGLDFTI, from the coding sequence ATGTTATCGAACGGACAAGATGAATTATACAATTCGATTCTCAGTCGGCAATCCATCCCCGAATCAGTGGTGGGTGGCAAACAAGTGGCCAACCGTTTTTTGGAGGAATTGTTCTCCATCCTGTTTTCAGGATATCATTCTGAACGTAACTTCACTTCCAAAGATCAAATTTCAGACCAGTTGGAACTCTTTCGGATTCGTTGGAAAAACTTACTCGAACCTTATGTTACCTATGCGGACAAAGAACTAGGTCGTGTGGTTGCGTTAGATGATATTTTACATAACTTTGTTGCCAAACTTCCTGGATTGTATGAATGGATGTGGGAAGATGCAGAAGCTGCCTTTTTAGGAGATCCGGCTGCAGAAAGTATCCATGAAGTCATTCTCGCCTATTCAGGGTTTTATGCTGGTGCTGTCCACCGAGTGGCTAATTATTTTTTTAAGTCTTCCTTACCTATTTTTCCAAAACTTTTGTCGGGTGTGGCTCATGAGGCAACAGGAATTGATATCCATCCCGGTGCGGAAATTGGAAGAGCCTTTTTTATGGATCATGGGACAGGGATTGTGATCGGCGAAACCACTCATATCGCAGACAATGTAAAAATTTACCAAGGTGTGACTCTTGGTGCTTTATCGGTAAACAAATCTTTGGCGAAACAAAAACGACATCCGACGATTGAAGAAGGTGTTGTGATTTATGCGGGGGCCACCATCCTCGGTGGTGAAACTGTTATCGGCAAACAATCCATCATCGGAGGGAATGCTTGGATTACCCAAAGCATTCCTCCTTATTCCGTTGTGTATCAGAAATCAGAAGTGAGGGTTAGAAGTTCGAACGAAGTCCAAGGATTGGATTTTACCATTTGA
- a CDS encoding PP2C family protein-serine/threonine phosphatase: MKTVLYTRVLIWTPIIFIGYFISAQIGFKIAFLNSQVSPVWPPEGVGLASLLLLGPIALPGIYLGATLANFFNNPHIQTAFIIGIGNTLSSYVNYRIIKRVSEKTDPIYSTKNLIYFLSIGTIPGSFISTVLGVTSLWYWDFLSTELYFNVFFTWFSGEMLGFLIVAPLLYVWFHPKAKLKLELHKQIELLLWIILVYVSGTIAFSDEWPLLFLPIPFVIVTSIRFRQFGATLSTVVLAFTAVTLTIDGKGVFARRDETGLSINDSLIFLDAFLFCISGIAYFLVTATRERERAQQASLNSLQVLNELKEKANEELEKKVLERTAVIEEQRVEIEKQLDMAKRIQESLFPQKEIFPEGVEILFKNIPMMKVGGDLYDIVWRPEKQELGVFICDVSGHGIPAALLSALVKTSLDKWKEDPSDLKENLESIRTQIIPNLREHFVTASLLHLHTDSGSLTFARAGHFPLFIIRKSGALVSLKPMGRIITPIFAILAEEERFQLETGDLIVMLTDGLTEAREPESLQMFGEERLLHLIRDIRGLPLKEIRDQVFQSVIQISGGITAIQDDLTFGLIRYTGSVDEKVKVGS, encoded by the coding sequence ATGAAGACTGTCCTATATACAAGAGTTTTGATTTGGACACCCATCATCTTCATTGGGTATTTCATCTCTGCACAAATTGGATTTAAAATTGCCTTCTTAAATAGCCAAGTATCTCCTGTTTGGCCGCCAGAAGGTGTGGGTCTTGCTTCCCTACTTCTCCTCGGACCCATTGCTCTTCCTGGAATTTATCTAGGTGCCACACTTGCAAATTTCTTTAACAACCCACACATTCAAACAGCTTTTATTATAGGGATCGGAAACACTCTCAGTAGTTATGTAAATTATAGAATTATAAAGAGAGTCTCAGAAAAAACAGATCCCATCTATTCAACAAAGAACTTAATTTATTTTTTAAGTATTGGAACTATACCAGGATCCTTCATCAGCACAGTGCTTGGAGTGACAAGTTTATGGTATTGGGACTTTTTATCCACAGAACTTTACTTTAATGTATTTTTTACTTGGTTCTCAGGTGAGATGTTGGGGTTTCTTATTGTTGCCCCTTTACTTTATGTTTGGTTCCATCCCAAAGCAAAACTAAAATTAGAACTTCATAAACAAATCGAACTTCTCCTTTGGATCATTTTGGTTTATGTTTCGGGAACCATTGCTTTTAGTGATGAATGGCCTCTTCTCTTTTTGCCTATTCCTTTTGTTATCGTCACAAGCATTCGGTTCAGACAATTCGGAGCTACTTTGTCAACAGTGGTTCTCGCCTTTACAGCCGTTACACTTACCATCGATGGGAAAGGTGTTTTTGCAAGACGGGACGAAACAGGTCTCTCCATCAATGACTCCCTTATTTTTTTGGATGCCTTTTTGTTTTGTATCAGCGGGATAGCTTACTTTTTAGTAACAGCCACGAGAGAAAGGGAACGTGCCCAACAAGCTTCGTTGAATTCTTTACAAGTTCTAAATGAACTCAAAGAAAAAGCAAACGAAGAGTTGGAAAAAAAAGTTTTAGAAAGAACCGCCGTCATTGAAGAACAACGAGTGGAAATCGAAAAACAATTGGATATGGCCAAACGCATCCAAGAATCTCTTTTTCCTCAAAAAGAAATTTTTCCAGAAGGTGTCGAAATTCTTTTTAAAAACATTCCCATGATGAAAGTTGGTGGGGATTTATACGATATCGTATGGAGACCCGAAAAACAAGAGTTAGGTGTTTTTATCTGTGACGTTTCGGGTCACGGGATTCCTGCTGCTCTTCTAAGTGCTCTTGTCAAAACATCTCTCGACAAATGGAAAGAAGATCCTTCTGACCTAAAAGAAAATTTAGAATCCATTCGGACTCAAATCATTCCTAACCTTCGGGAACATTTTGTAACTGCGAGTTTACTCCATCTTCATACAGACTCAGGGTCACTAACTTTTGCCAGAGCCGGCCATTTTCCCCTTTTTATCATTCGTAAATCGGGAGCACTGGTAAGTTTGAAACCCATGGGAAGGATCATCACTCCTATTTTTGCCATCTTAGCAGAAGAAGAAAGATTCCAACTCGAAACCGGGGATTTGATTGTAATGCTCACCGATGGTTTGACGGAAGCCAGAGAACCCGAGTCCTTACAAATGTTTGGAGAAGAAAGGTTGCTCCACCTAATTCGCGATATACGGGGATTACCATTAAAAGAAATTCGAGATCAGGTGTTCCAATCGGTCATCCAAATTTCTGGAGGAATCACCGCCATCCAAGACGATTTGACCTTTGGCCTCATTCGTTATACGGGTAGTGTCGACGAAAAGGTTAAGGTTGGATCGTGA